DNA from Rhodoflexus caldus:
ACGATAAAACCAGAAAAGACAGGCAGTCTATTGCCGAATTGCTCACCTCGGCCGAAATGCGCATTATGCAACTAATCGCCGATATGAAGACAAGTCAGGAAATAGCCGATACACTTTTTATCAGCGTTAAAACAGTTGAGAACCACCGCACGAATATTTGTAAGAAACTGAATATCAAAGGGAAGAACGGTTTGTTGAAATTCGTTCTTAACAACAAGCATCAGTTTGAATAATTTTTTTTGGCAGAGGGCTTGTTTAATTAATAAAGCACTCTACTTTTGCAGTCCGATTGCAAAGGCAATTGGTTATCAACGGAAAGGAAGCTTAGCTCAGCTGGTTCAGAGCATCTGCCTTACAAGCAGAGGGTCATAGGTTCGAATCCTATAGCTTCCACCAAAAAGTTCTCCTTATTAATCGGAAGCTTAGCTCAGCTGGTTCAGAGCATCTGCCTTACAAGCAGAGGGTCATAGGTTCGAATCCTATAGCTTCCACCAAAAAGTTCTCCTCATTATCGGAAGCTTAGCTCAGCTGGTTCAGAGCATCTGCCTTACAAGCAGAGGGTCATAGGTTCGAATCCTATAGCTTCCACTACCGACATGCGACAACCCTTAGGAGATTGCCTAAGGGTTTTTTGTTATCTTGGGCTATCGGATAACCTCACGGCTTTATTGTTATGGAATTTGAAAAGGCACTCCTTAAATTGGCTGCTTTTTGTGCCTATCGCGAGCGTTGTAGCAGTGAAGTACAGGCAAAAATGGCTGAGTGGGAGTTGTCGGAGTCGTTGCAAAAGCGGCTGATGGCATACTTACAGGCAGAGAACTACCTGAACGATGAACGTTTTGCCGCTGCCTATGCGCGCAGCAAATTCCGCCAAAAACAGTGGGGCAGAGTTAAAATCCGCCTGATGTTGCGACAAAAAAAACTCTCTGATGCCACTATCCGCCATGCCCTAAACAGTATCGATGGCGATGAGTATTGGGCGACACTGCTCGAGTTAGCAGAGAAAAAAGCAGCGGAACTTGCCAATAAACCCAAAAAAACGGCACCGAAACATTCCTTGTTTCGTTTTCTGGCAGGCAAAGGTTTTGAAGCTGACTTGGCGGCAGAGGCAGTCAGGCAGGTATTAAAACCATAGCGTAGCACAAAAAACTTACACACGGCTACTTGTGGTGAAGCAAAAACCCAAGATGTGATGGATGCAATTTATTGGCCTACAAGTTAATGCCAAACTCCACCCATTCGTTGTTTGGTGTAGCTCCTTCGCGTTCATAGAAGCGAATGGCGGCTTTATTCCACGGGGCTACTTTCCATTGGATGTTGCCGCAGCCGGCAGCTTGTGCTTCCTGCTTTACCGCATGGAACAGGCTTTTGCCCAATCCTTGGCCGCGCAGGCTTTCGCTGACATAAAATTCTTTGATGAAAAGTGTGGGTTTGGCAATGGCAGTAAATGGAATGAAGTAGTAAACAACCATGGCTCCCAATGCTTTGGTGTGGATATTTTCGGCTACCAGTGCGTAAAAATCGGGGTGCTCTTTGTGAAATCCCTGCTTTCTGACCATTTCTTCGGTAATCTGGAAACGGTCTATGTAACGTTCAAAAACAGCCAGCTCGCGCATGAGTTGCCAAAGTTGGTGCGTATCGCGTTCAGTGGCATATCGGATGATGTAAGGTAAATGTTCAGCCATAGCTTTGTGGTCAGCATCTGCGCAAAATACGCAAGCTTTGGAAGATGACAACTTAAATTCTGCTATTTTTGGCTGCTGTTACCCTGCTTATGGAATTTTTTCATACCGATTGTCTTGTGTGTCGAAGCTCGCATCTGAAGCGTTTAGAGCGCTATTACGCCAAAGATTATTTGGTGCAGTGCCAAAATTGCGGCTTCGTTTTTGCCGAAAAAATTCCTTCGCCGCAGGAGTTGGAGGCCTATTACGAAGGCTACGGGCGCAACGACTACCTCTCGCCGCTGACAGTGAAGCGCTATGAGGAACTGCTACAAAGTTGGGAGCCG
Protein-coding regions in this window:
- a CDS encoding GNAT family N-acetyltransferase; amino-acid sequence: MAEHLPYIIRYATERDTHQLWQLMRELAVFERYIDRFQITEEMVRKQGFHKEHPDFYALVAENIHTKALGAMVVYYFIPFTAIAKPTLFIKEFYVSESLRGQGLGKSLFHAVKQEAQAAGCGNIQWKVAPWNKAAIRFYEREGATPNNEWVEFGINL
- a CDS encoding regulatory protein RecX, producing the protein MEFEKALLKLAAFCAYRERCSSEVQAKMAEWELSESLQKRLMAYLQAENYLNDERFAAAYARSKFRQKQWGRVKIRLMLRQKKLSDATIRHALNSIDGDEYWATLLELAEKKAAELANKPKKTAPKHSLFRFLAGKGFEADLAAEAVRQVLKP